One genomic region from Methanocaldococcus fervens AG86 encodes:
- a CDS encoding V-type ATP synthase subunit I, whose product MKKLKAVILDEKIDNVVRSLHEAGIVELCDLSEKLEDMEWKALLSSSSSADYVRNVTSLMIRASRILDMFSSVSQKETSIKDILNPKPVEKKKVSFSSYEEVIEYAEKVLSDISKEVDEPAERLSELDNKKSKLLQMKEQITYLKGLEFDLKYLGSGEFVFIGVGSVPKEKIDELKAELEKAAEGYVDVFAGNEFEKDKKIRVPIVFVTLKEKLEDVLSELRKFEFERYDISDVEGTPSEALSKIENELASIESERNSLVEKLRALANKWEKELLVVYELLSIEKARGDAYSQFGKTDRTYYIEAWVPARDAEKAKSLIENSAEGFAFVEIAEPDEPEEKIPVLLNNPKAIKPFEMLTEMYALPKYNEVDPTLLLVPGFLLFYGIMLTDAVYGLLLTITGLWIWKKMGKVSEGAGKLGYILTLAGIATTIMGIITGGYLGDFLLQFLGIDLYEAGLAFINPLGESKFVPNGPIAILEFSIAVGVLHLLIGLVVGFVENMKKGNKEDAIFNQGIWILLILALIIGLICPISPIYGVSAIIWGALVIVIVMCAIKGFKENGAMGAMLGAMDITGFLGNVLSYARLLALCLATGGLAMAVNIMAKLVGDAIPVVGIILAIIVLLFGHAFNFVMNGLGSFIHSLRLHYVEFFSQFYEGGGKKFIPFKANREYTTA is encoded by the coding sequence ATGAAGAAGTTAAAAGCGGTGATATTGGATGAAAAAATTGATAATGTTGTAAGAAGTTTGCATGAAGCAGGGATCGTTGAACTCTGCGATTTATCTGAAAAATTAGAAGATATGGAATGGAAAGCATTACTATCTTCTTCATCATCAGCCGACTATGTTAGAAATGTTACATCATTGATGATAAGGGCAAGCAGAATATTAGATATGTTTTCAAGTGTTAGTCAGAAAGAGACAAGCATAAAAGATATTTTAAATCCAAAACCTGTTGAAAAGAAGAAAGTTTCATTCAGTTCTTATGAGGAGGTTATAGAATACGCTGAAAAAGTATTAAGCGATATTAGTAAAGAAGTTGATGAGCCTGCTGAGAGATTATCAGAGCTTGACAACAAAAAATCTAAGTTATTACAGATGAAAGAGCAAATAACTTACTTAAAAGGTTTAGAGTTTGACTTAAAATATCTCGGCTCTGGAGAGTTTGTATTTATTGGAGTTGGAAGCGTTCCTAAAGAAAAAATTGATGAATTGAAAGCAGAACTTGAAAAAGCTGCAGAAGGATATGTTGATGTATTCGCTGGAAACGAATTTGAAAAAGATAAAAAGATTAGAGTACCAATTGTATTTGTCACATTGAAAGAGAAACTTGAAGACGTTTTATCAGAGCTTAGAAAGTTTGAATTCGAAAGATACGATATAAGCGATGTTGAAGGAACCCCAAGTGAAGCTTTATCAAAGATAGAGAATGAATTAGCATCAATAGAGTCAGAGAGAAACAGCTTGGTAGAGAAATTAAGAGCTTTAGCAAACAAGTGGGAAAAAGAGTTGTTAGTTGTTTATGAATTGTTATCAATAGAGAAGGCTAGGGGAGATGCATATTCACAATTTGGTAAGACCGATAGAACCTACTACATAGAAGCATGGGTTCCTGCAAGAGATGCTGAAAAAGCTAAGAGTTTAATTGAAAACTCAGCTGAAGGTTTTGCATTTGTTGAAATAGCTGAGCCAGATGAGCCAGAAGAGAAGATACCTGTTTTACTAAACAATCCTAAAGCAATTAAACCATTCGAAATGCTCACAGAGATGTACGCATTACCAAAATACAATGAAGTTGATCCAACATTGTTGTTAGTTCCAGGCTTCCTGTTATTCTACGGTATTATGCTGACAGATGCTGTTTACGGTTTGCTGTTGACAATTACTGGTTTATGGATTTGGAAAAAGATGGGTAAAGTAAGTGAAGGAGCTGGAAAACTTGGTTATATATTGACATTGGCAGGGATTGCAACAACAATAATGGGTATTATAACCGGAGGATACTTAGGAGACTTCTTGTTGCAGTTCTTAGGTATTGATTTGTATGAAGCTGGATTAGCATTCATTAACCCACTGGGAGAAAGTAAGTTTGTTCCAAACGGTCCAATTGCAATATTAGAATTCTCCATAGCTGTTGGTGTCCTACACTTATTAATTGGATTGGTAGTTGGATTTGTAGAGAATATGAAAAAAGGAAATAAAGAAGATGCTATATTCAACCAAGGAATATGGATACTTCTAATATTGGCTTTAATCATTGGGTTGATATGCCCAATAAGTCCAATATATGGAGTATCAGCAATAATATGGGGAGCTTTGGTAATTGTTATAGTAATGTGTGCAATTAAAGGGTTCAAAGAAAACGGTGCTATGGGAGCAATGCTGGGAGCTATGGATATAACTGGATTCTTAGGAAACGTTTTATCATACGCAAGGCTTTTAGCTCTCTGTTTAGCTACTGGAGGTTTAGCAATGGCAGTAAACATTATGGCTAAGTTGGTTGGAGATGCTATCCCAGTAGTTGGAATAATATTGGCCATAATCGTGCTCTTGTTTGGGCATGCATTCAACTTCGTAATGAACGGTTTAGGTAGCTTTATCCACTCCCTAAGGTTGCACTATGTAGAGTTCTTCAGTCAGTTCTATGAAGGTGGAGGTAAGAAATTCATACCATTCAAAGCAAATAGGGAATACACAACTGCTTAA
- a CDS encoding ATP synthase subunit K (produces ATP from ADP in the presence of a proton gradient across the membrane; the K subunit is a nonenzymatic component which binds the dimeric form by interacting with the G and E subunits), with protein MVDPLILGAIGAGLAVGIAGLGSGIGAGITGASGAGVVAEDPNKFGTAIVFQALPQTQGLYGFLVAILILFVFKTASPWAMFAAGLAAGLAGLSAIGQGIAASAGLGAVAEDNSIFGKAMVFSVLPETQAIYGLLVAILLLVGVFNGAGATEIAALGAGFAVGFAGLSGIGQGITAAGAIGATARDPDAMGKGLVLAVMPETFAIFGLLIAILIMLMV; from the coding sequence ATGGTAGATCCTTTAATCTTAGGAGCTATTGGAGCTGGTTTAGCTGTCGGTATTGCTGGTTTAGGTTCAGGGATTGGAGCAGGAATTACTGGAGCTAGCGGAGCAGGAGTTGTCGCAGAAGATCCTAACAAGTTCGGTACCGCTATAGTCTTCCAGGCATTACCACAGACCCAGGGTTTATATGGATTTTTAGTTGCAATCCTTATTTTGTTCGTCTTTAAAACAGCTTCACCATGGGCAATGTTCGCAGCTGGTTTAGCAGCTGGTTTAGCAGGTTTATCAGCTATTGGTCAGGGGATTGCTGCTTCAGCTGGTTTAGGAGCTGTTGCTGAAGACAACAGCATATTCGGTAAGGCAATGGTCTTCTCCGTCCTTCCAGAGACCCAGGCAATCTACGGTTTATTAGTTGCTATCTTGCTATTAGTTGGAGTCTTTAACGGAGCTGGTGCAACAGAGATAGCTGCTTTAGGGGCAGGGTTTGCAGTTGGTTTCGCTGGTCTCTCTGGTATTGGGCAAGGTATTACAGCTGCTGGAGCTATTGGAGCTACAGCAAGAGACCCAGATGCTATGGGTAAAGGTTTGGTTTTAGCTGTTATGCCAGAGACATTCGCTATCTTTGGTTTGTTGATTGCAATCTTGATCATGCTCATGGTCTAA
- a CDS encoding RNA-binding domain-containing protein, translating into MLNSIKISAIVHATEDEDKVLEAIEFFIPEDVDEEKINLEVVETQGYFGNPIKIINVSVEGKEAKKIFKHIMDLIKSNERNLNKLKKDLRLRVEDNKFYVRFDKQRAYLGECKVVDGDDVIRTVFNFKIFTPKNKEEKVKEIVAKELGLEMG; encoded by the coding sequence ATGCTAAACTCTATAAAAATTAGTGCTATAGTGCATGCTACAGAGGATGAAGATAAGGTTTTAGAGGCCATAGAGTTTTTTATACCTGAAGATGTTGATGAAGAGAAAATAAACTTAGAGGTTGTTGAAACACAGGGGTACTTTGGAAATCCAATAAAAATTATAAATGTAAGTGTTGAAGGAAAAGAGGCTAAAAAAATATTTAAGCATATCATGGATTTAATAAAATCAAATGAAAGAAATTTAAACAAATTAAAAAAAGACTTACGTTTAAGAGTAGAGGATAACAAATTTTACGTTAGATTTGATAAGCAGAGGGCTTATTTGGGAGAGTGTAAGGTTGTTGATGGAGATGATGTTATAAGGACTGTTTTCAACTTCAAAATATTTACTCCAAAAAATAAGGAAGAAAAGGTTAAGGAAATTGTTGCTAAAGAATTAGGATTGGAGATGGGATAA
- a CDS encoding ATP synthase subunit B, giving the protein MATSSAIEYSSVKSIAGPLLIVEGVEGAAYGEIVEVICPDGEKRMGQVLEAREGLAVVQVFEGTTGLNTNQTKVRFTGKTAKIGVSMEMLGRIFNGRGVPIDGGPEIVPEKELDINGYPLNPISRKVPSDFIQTGISTIDGMNTLVRGQKLPIFSGSGLPHNQLAAQIARQAKVRGEGEKFAVVFAAMGITSEEANFFMEEFRKTGALERAVVFINLANDPAIERILTPRIALTVAEYLAYEKDMHVLVILTDMTNYCEALREISAARNEVPGRRGYPGYMYTDLATLYERAGRVKGRVGTITQIPILTMPDDDITHPIPDLTGYITEGQIVLSRELHRKGIYPPVDVLPSLSRLAGNGQGEGKTREDHKKVINQAYAAYAEGRSLRDLVAVVGEEALTDRDRAYLRFADEFEDKFVRQGKDEDRSIEETLDLLWELLAILPEEELKRVDRELIEKYHPKYRKK; this is encoded by the coding sequence ATGGCAACATCATCAGCAATTGAATACTCATCAGTTAAGAGTATTGCAGGGCCATTGTTAATTGTTGAGGGAGTTGAAGGAGCAGCATATGGGGAGATTGTTGAAGTTATCTGCCCAGATGGAGAAAAGAGAATGGGACAAGTATTAGAGGCAAGAGAAGGTTTGGCTGTTGTTCAGGTATTCGAGGGGACAACTGGATTAAACACAAACCAAACAAAAGTAAGATTTACAGGAAAAACAGCTAAGATTGGAGTTTCAATGGAGATGTTAGGAAGAATCTTTAACGGAAGAGGTGTACCAATTGACGGTGGACCGGAAATAGTTCCTGAGAAAGAGTTGGATATTAACGGTTACCCATTAAACCCTATTTCAAGAAAAGTTCCAAGTGACTTCATCCAAACTGGTATTTCAACAATTGATGGAATGAACACATTAGTTAGAGGGCAGAAGTTACCAATATTCTCTGGTTCTGGTTTACCACACAACCAGTTAGCAGCTCAGATTGCAAGACAGGCAAAGGTTAGAGGTGAAGGGGAGAAGTTCGCGGTCGTTTTCGCAGCAATGGGTATTACATCAGAGGAAGCAAACTTCTTCATGGAAGAGTTTAGAAAGACAGGAGCTTTAGAAAGAGCAGTTGTCTTCATCAACTTAGCAAACGACCCAGCAATTGAAAGAATTTTAACACCAAGAATTGCTTTAACAGTCGCTGAGTACTTAGCTTATGAAAAAGACATGCATGTTCTCGTTATCTTAACAGATATGACAAACTACTGTGAGGCTTTAAGGGAGATTTCAGCAGCAAGAAACGAGGTTCCTGGAAGAAGAGGTTACCCAGGTTACATGTATACAGACTTGGCAACTTTGTATGAAAGAGCTGGTAGAGTTAAAGGAAGAGTTGGAACAATCACCCAGATTCCAATCTTAACAATGCCAGATGACGATATAACCCACCCAATTCCTGACTTAACTGGATATATTACAGAGGGACAGATTGTCTTATCAAGAGAGTTGCACAGAAAGGGTATATATCCACCAGTTGATGTCTTGCCATCATTGTCAAGATTGGCTGGAAATGGTCAAGGAGAAGGAAAAACAAGAGAAGACCACAAGAAGGTTATCAACCAGGCATATGCTGCATATGCAGAAGGTAGAAGTTTAAGAGATTTAGTTGCTGTTGTTGGGGAAGAGGCATTGACAGATAGAGATAGGGCATACTTAAGATTTGCAGATGAGTTTGAAGACAAGTTTGTCAGACAAGGAAAAGATGAAGACAGAAGTATCGAAGAAACACTTGACTTATTGTGGGAGTTGTTAGCTATATTACCAGAAGAAGAATTGAAGAGAGTTGATAGAGAATTAATTGAGAAATACCATCCAAAATACAGAAAAAAGTAA
- a CDS encoding SDR family oxidoreductase produces the protein MMLVTGGAGFIGSHIVDKLIENNYDVIILDNLTTGNKANVNPKAEFVNADIRDKTLDEKINFKDVDVVFHQAAQINVRNSVENPMYDGDVNILGTINILEMMRKYDIDKIIFASSGGAVYGEPNYLPVDESHTINPLSPYGLSKYVGEEYIKLYNRLYGLEYAILRYANVYGERQDPKGEAGVISIFIDRMLKNESPVIFGDGNQTRDFVYVGDVAKANLMALNWKNEIVNIGTEKETSVNELFNIIKNEIGFKGNAIYGRAREGEVYRIYLDIKKAKSLGWRPEVDLKEGIKRVVDWMKNINR, from the coding sequence ATGATGTTAGTTACAGGGGGAGCAGGTTTTATTGGAAGTCATATTGTTGATAAGTTAATAGAAAACAACTATGATGTAATTATTCTAGATAATTTAACAACTGGTAATAAAGCTAATGTAAATCCAAAGGCAGAGTTTGTAAATGCAGATATAAGAGATAAAACTTTGGATGAAAAAATTAACTTTAAAGACGTTGATGTTGTTTTTCATCAAGCAGCTCAGATAAACGTTAGAAACTCTGTTGAGAATCCAATGTACGATGGAGATGTAAACATCTTAGGAACAATAAACATCTTAGAAATGATGAGGAAATACGATATAGATAAAATCATATTTGCTTCTTCTGGAGGAGCGGTTTACGGAGAACCAAATTATCTGCCAGTAGATGAATCTCACACTATAAATCCACTTTCTCCTTATGGTTTAAGTAAATACGTTGGAGAGGAGTATATAAAGCTATATAACCGTCTTTATGGATTGGAGTATGCAATTTTAAGATATGCAAATGTTTATGGAGAGAGGCAAGACCCAAAAGGAGAGGCAGGGGTTATTAGCATATTTATAGATAGGATGTTAAAAAATGAAAGTCCTGTTATATTTGGAGATGGCAATCAAACAAGGGATTTTGTCTATGTTGGAGATGTTGCAAAAGCTAATTTAATGGCATTAAATTGGAAGAATGAGATAGTTAATATTGGAACTGAAAAGGAAACATCAGTTAATGAGCTATTCAACATAATAAAAAATGAGATTGGATTTAAAGGAAATGCAATATATGGTAGAGCAAGAGAGGGAGAGGTTTATAGGATTTATTTAGATATAAAAAAAGCTAAATCATTAGGTTGGAGGCCGGAAGTTGATTTAAAAGAAGGAATAAAGAGGGTAGTTGATTGGATGAAAAATATAAATAGGTAA
- the albA gene encoding DNA-binding protein Alba encodes MDNVVLIGKKPVMNYVVAVLTQLTSNDEVIIKARGKAINKAVDVAEMIRNRFIKDIKIKKIEIGTDKVKNPDGKEVNVSTIEIVLAK; translated from the coding sequence ATGGATAATGTAGTATTGATAGGGAAGAAACCAGTGATGAACTACGTTGTAGCAGTTTTGACACAGCTAACAAGTAACGATGAAGTGATTATAAAGGCAAGAGGGAAGGCAATTAATAAGGCAGTGGATGTTGCAGAGATGATAAGGAATAGATTCATAAAGGATATAAAAATTAAGAAGATAGAGATAGGAACCGACAAAGTAAAGAATCCTGATGGAAAAGAGGTTAATGTTTCAACAATTGAGATTGTTTTAGCTAAATAA
- a CDS encoding V-type proton ATPase subunit E — MGVDKIKSKILEDAKAEANKIISQAEEEKAKILEKAKEEAEKRKAEILKKGEKEAEMTKSRIISEAKLEAKKKLLEAKEEIINMAIEKLREELAKLPEQSEYKDKLINLIKDGAVSLGGGELVVRLNKRDMDIIDDSVLWNLEKEVEEMTKKVTVLKKGKPVDIIGGCIIETADGLKSLDNSLEAIFNRNLDVVRARITEKLF, encoded by the coding sequence ATGGGAGTTGATAAAATAAAATCAAAAATATTAGAAGATGCTAAAGCTGAAGCTAACAAAATAATCTCACAGGCAGAGGAAGAAAAAGCTAAAATCTTAGAGAAAGCAAAAGAAGAAGCAGAGAAGAGAAAGGCTGAGATATTAAAGAAAGGGGAAAAAGAAGCCGAAATGACCAAGAGTAGAATAATCTCAGAGGCAAAATTAGAAGCAAAGAAGAAGTTATTGGAAGCTAAAGAAGAAATTATAAACATGGCAATAGAAAAATTAAGAGAAGAATTAGCTAAATTACCTGAACAGTCAGAATATAAAGATAAGTTAATAAACTTAATAAAAGATGGAGCTGTTTCATTAGGAGGAGGAGAATTAGTTGTAAGGCTAAACAAGAGAGATATGGATATCATTGACGATTCAGTATTATGGAATTTAGAAAAAGAAGTAGAAGAAATGACAAAGAAAGTAACCGTATTGAAGAAAGGAAAACCAGTAGATATAATAGGAGGATGTATAATAGAAACTGCTGATGGATTGAAGTCATTGGATAACAGCTTAGAAGCGATATTTAACAGAAACTTGGATGTAGTTAGAGCGAGAATTACAGAGAAGTTGTTCTAA
- a CDS encoding ATP synthase subunit A yields the protein MPVVGKIIKIAGPVVVAEGMKGAQMYEVVKVGEEKLTGEIIQLQDDKAVIQVYEETSGIKPGEPVVGTGAPLSVELGPGMLRAMYDGIQRPLTAIEEKTGSIFIPRGVDVPALPRDIKWEFKPTVSEGDYVEEGDIIGTVDETPSIVHKILVPVGVKGKIVEIKEGKFTVEETVAVVELENGERKELTMMQKWPVRKGRPYKEKLPPKIPMITGQRVEDTFFTLAKGGTAAIPGPFGSGKTVTQHQLAKWSDADVVVYIGCGERGNEMTEVTEEFPHLEDIKTGNKLMDRTVLIANTSNMPVAAREASVYTGITIAEYFRDMGYGVLLTADSTSRWAEAMREISGRLEEMPGEEGYPAYLASRLAQFYERAGRVICLGKDNREGFVSIVGAVSPPGGDFSEPVTSNTLRIVKVFWALDANLARRRHFPAINWLQSYSLYVDDVTDWWNANTGPDWRQLRDEAMGLLQKEAELQEIVQLVGPDALPDRERVILEVARMLREDFLQQDAFDEVDTYCPPMKQYLMLKIIMNFYYEALKAVERGVEPAKILKVSVKQDIARMKYIPHDEFINVKSKEIMEKIKNELGSLN from the coding sequence ATGCCTGTTGTTGGTAAAATTATTAAAATTGCTGGTCCAGTTGTTGTTGCAGAAGGAATGAAAGGAGCTCAAATGTATGAGGTCGTTAAAGTAGGAGAAGAAAAATTGACTGGAGAAATTATCCAGTTGCAAGATGATAAGGCAGTTATTCAGGTATATGAAGAAACTTCTGGAATTAAGCCAGGAGAACCAGTTGTTGGTACTGGAGCTCCATTATCAGTTGAATTGGGGCCAGGGATGTTAAGAGCTATGTACGATGGTATTCAAAGACCTTTAACAGCAATTGAAGAGAAAACAGGCTCTATCTTCATCCCAAGAGGAGTTGATGTTCCAGCATTACCAAGAGATATAAAATGGGAATTCAAACCAACAGTAAGTGAAGGAGACTACGTTGAAGAAGGAGATATCATTGGAACTGTTGATGAAACTCCTTCAATAGTTCACAAAATCTTAGTTCCTGTTGGAGTTAAAGGAAAAATTGTTGAAATAAAAGAAGGTAAATTTACAGTTGAGGAAACAGTTGCAGTTGTTGAATTAGAAAATGGAGAGAGAAAAGAATTAACAATGATGCAAAAGTGGCCAGTAAGAAAAGGAAGACCATACAAAGAGAAGTTGCCACCAAAAATCCCAATGATTACAGGGCAAAGAGTAGAAGATACATTCTTCACATTAGCTAAGGGAGGAACAGCAGCAATTCCAGGTCCATTCGGTTCTGGAAAAACAGTTACACAACATCAATTAGCAAAATGGTCAGATGCTGACGTCGTTGTTTATATCGGATGTGGAGAAAGAGGAAACGAGATGACAGAGGTTACTGAAGAATTCCCACACTTGGAGGATATTAAGACAGGAAACAAGTTAATGGATAGAACAGTTTTAATAGCCAACACATCAAACATGCCTGTCGCTGCAAGGGAAGCTTCTGTTTATACAGGAATTACAATTGCTGAGTACTTCAGAGATATGGGATACGGGGTTTTATTAACAGCAGATTCAACATCAAGATGGGCAGAGGCAATGAGGGAAATTTCAGGTAGGTTAGAGGAGATGCCAGGAGAAGAAGGGTATCCAGCATACTTAGCTTCAAGATTGGCTCAGTTCTACGAAAGAGCTGGAAGAGTCATCTGTTTAGGAAAAGACAACAGAGAAGGATTCGTCTCAATTGTCGGAGCAGTTTCACCACCAGGAGGGGACTTCTCAGAGCCAGTCACCTCAAACACACTAAGAATTGTTAAGGTATTCTGGGCGTTAGATGCTAACTTAGCAAGAAGAAGACACTTCCCAGCAATCAACTGGTTGCAAAGTTACTCATTATACGTTGACGATGTCACAGATTGGTGGAATGCAAATACAGGGCCAGATTGGAGGCAGTTAAGAGATGAAGCAATGGGATTATTACAGAAAGAGGCAGAGTTACAAGAGATCGTTCAGTTAGTTGGTCCAGATGCTTTGCCAGACAGAGAGAGGGTTATCTTAGAAGTTGCAAGAATGTTGAGAGAGGATTTCTTACAGCAAGATGCATTTGATGAAGTAGACACATACTGTCCACCAATGAAACAATATTTAATGTTGAAGATAATTATGAACTTCTACTACGAAGCTTTAAAAGCTGTTGAAAGAGGAGTTGAGCCAGCTAAGATATTGAAGGTTTCAGTTAAGCAGGATATTGCAAGAATGAAATACATTCCACACGATGAATTCATAAATGTTAAATCAAAAGAAATTATGGAGAAAATTAAGAATGAATTAGGCTCATTAAACTAA
- the hypA gene encoding hydrogenase maturation nickel metallochaperone HypA: protein MHELSYATAMLEAILNSIKKEEEKGRKIKKVSEINLEVGELTFINVEQLKFAFEVIAEGTVCEGAKINVEFIKPKCKCLDCGYEGEAEIVDEFEVYCPKCKGMRLKLSGGKEFNIKNATVEYEDEYK from the coding sequence ATGCATGAACTGTCTTATGCAACAGCAATGCTTGAGGCAATTTTAAATAGTATAAAAAAAGAGGAAGAAAAAGGAAGAAAAATAAAGAAAGTTAGTGAAATCAACTTAGAGGTTGGAGAGCTAACTTTTATCAATGTTGAGCAGTTAAAATTTGCATTTGAAGTGATTGCAGAAGGAACTGTGTGTGAAGGGGCTAAGATTAATGTTGAATTTATAAAACCAAAATGTAAATGCTTGGATTGTGGGTATGAGGGAGAGGCAGAGATAGTGGATGAGTTTGAAGTTTACTGTCCAAAGTGTAAAGGTATGAGGTTAAAGCTATCTGGTGGAAAAGAATTTAATATAAAAAATGCGACTGTTGAATACGAAGATGAATATAAATAA
- a CDS encoding V-type ATP synthase subunit C, with protein MAIDIETLLNLEKLYSTLMTYFDNPLTLLIVIATIIIVLIVIVWITKMVINLAPYAYVNARIRSREAKLLDNAKLNELIESGSLEELVGMLEDTDYGQYIVEVMNELKDPIAVEKALDMYLADLYDLIYRISPDSAKKVLRVFAKKFDIKNIKTLIRTKFVGLGAEETYSLLIPLGNIPVEKLKELSEVKTVEEVVRGLDGTEYFKVLQEELSNYEQMSNIIGFELALDKYYLESLRKTIMTEGKEEDLFREFVGTLIDVENLKVILKGKADGLSADEIGKYVSLAGYELAEWKLKDLMSTGGIEGILSGLEGTSYAEVLAEAMEEFEKTKSIYAFEKALDKFVLEKGKKLSTRKPFGVGPIIGLIVSKELEVKNLKAIIKGKIENLKPEEIRGLLINL; from the coding sequence ATGGCGATAGACATTGAAACGTTATTGAACTTAGAAAAATTATATTCAACATTAATGACATATTTCGACAACCCTTTAACATTGCTCATTGTTATTGCAACCATTATCATTGTTCTTATTGTGATTGTATGGATTACAAAGATGGTAATTAATTTAGCTCCTTATGCGTATGTAAATGCAAGAATAAGAAGTAGAGAGGCCAAATTGCTTGATAATGCTAAATTAAACGAATTGATTGAGTCTGGTAGCTTAGAGGAATTGGTCGGAATGTTAGAAGATACCGACTATGGACAGTACATTGTGGAGGTCATGAACGAATTAAAAGACCCTATTGCCGTTGAAAAAGCGTTAGATATGTATTTAGCTGATTTATACGATTTAATATACAGAATATCTCCAGACAGTGCTAAGAAAGTTTTGAGAGTATTTGCCAAAAAATTCGACATTAAAAATATAAAAACATTAATTAGAACTAAATTTGTAGGATTAGGGGCTGAAGAAACTTATTCTCTATTAATTCCATTAGGAAACATCCCAGTTGAGAAATTGAAAGAATTATCTGAAGTAAAAACAGTAGAAGAAGTTGTTAGAGGATTAGATGGAACAGAATACTTTAAAGTATTGCAAGAAGAGTTATCAAATTATGAACAGATGAGTAATATAATAGGGTTTGAATTAGCCTTAGATAAATATTACTTAGAAAGTCTAAGAAAAACAATAATGACTGAAGGTAAAGAAGAGGATTTATTCAGAGAGTTCGTTGGAACATTGATTGATGTAGAAAACTTAAAAGTTATATTGAAAGGTAAAGCTGATGGATTATCAGCAGATGAGATTGGTAAATATGTCTCATTAGCTGGTTATGAATTAGCTGAATGGAAGTTAAAAGATTTAATGAGTACTGGAGGAATTGAAGGAATTTTAAGTGGTTTAGAAGGAACAAGTTATGCTGAAGTTTTAGCTGAAGCTATGGAAGAATTTGAAAAAACAAAATCAATATATGCATTTGAAAAGGCTTTAGATAAATTTGTATTGGAAAAGGGTAAAAAGTTATCAACAAGAAAACCATTTGGTGTTGGACCAATTATTGGTTTAATTGTTAGCAAAGAGCTTGAAGTTAAAAACCTTAAGGCAATAATAAAAGGCAAAATAGAAAACTTAAAGCCAGAAGAAATCAGGGGTTTGCTCATAAACCTTTAA
- a CDS encoding V-type ATP synthase subunit F, with protein sequence MKIGVVGDRETAIGFRLAGLTDVYEVKNTEDAVKVINELSNNDNIAFIIITERIAESIKDKIKNINKVVVEIPDKHGKLERVDPIKELIRKAIGVSMK encoded by the coding sequence ATGAAAATTGGTGTTGTTGGAGATAGAGAAACAGCCATTGGCTTTAGATTGGCTGGTTTAACTGATGTTTATGAAGTTAAAAATACTGAAGATGCAGTTAAAGTCATTAACGAACTATCAAACAACGATAATATTGCCTTCATCATTATAACAGAAAGGATTGCTGAAAGTATAAAAGACAAGATAAAAAATATAAATAAGGTCGTTGTTGAAATTCCAGATAAACATGGCAAGCTTGAAAGAGTAGACCCAATCAAAGAATTAATAAGAAAAGCAATTGGAGTCTCAATGAAATAA